The genomic DNA ATTATTTGTAGCAAATTTAATCGATAGTAAAAGATGTCAAAAATTGGTTTGTTTTTTGGAACCCAGACAAGCAATACATTAACCGCAGCCGAAATGATTCAACAGGAATTAGGGGGTGAATCAGTAGTCGAACTGATTGATGTGGCTCAAGCCGAACCAAGTGATTTTGCCGAATTTGACAAGATTATTATCGGCTGCCCTACTTGGAATGTAGGAGAACTGCAAAGCGATTGGGAGGATATGTATGACGAATTAGACGACATTGATTTCTCTGGCAAAAAAGTAGCTTATTTTGGTGAAGGCGACCAAACGGGCTATCCCGACACCTTTCAGGATGCAATGGGGATGCTGGAAGATAAAATCTCCAGTCAAGGAGATGAAACTGTGGGCTATTGGTCTACCGAAGGATATGATTTTGAAGATTCCAAAGCCCTTAGAGACGATAAGTTTGTCGGTTTGGCTTTGGACGAGGATAATCAATCAGATTTGACCGAGGAAAGGATAAAGTCTTGGACAGCTCAGTTAAAACAAGAATTTGGTTTATAGACCGATTGGGAGGCAAATTGAAGGAAAGCGTAAGCGATGAAAACGAAAAATGTAGAGCGAGCGCAGCTGTTAACTAATGGCAGCCAAAATGAATTGCTCGAACTAATTTGTCCCGAACTTATTGTTTTGGGGTGGGCAGATATCTTA from Myxosarcina sp. GI1 includes the following:
- the fldA gene encoding flavodoxin FldA; the encoded protein is MSKIGLFFGTQTSNTLTAAEMIQQELGGESVVELIDVAQAEPSDFAEFDKIIIGCPTWNVGELQSDWEDMYDELDDIDFSGKKVAYFGEGDQTGYPDTFQDAMGMLEDKISSQGDETVGYWSTEGYDFEDSKALRDDKFVGLALDEDNQSDLTEERIKSWTAQLKQEFGL